Below is a window of Thermogemmata fonticola DNA.
GCCAATCGCCAAATCCGCCATGGAAAAGTCCAACGCCCGAATCCAGCGAAGAGCCTCCTCTAATGGGCGGCGTCCAAAACACAGCGTGGAACAGACGACGTGCACGGTCAGGTCCCCCCACTTGTATCGGCCATCCAACTACCGCCCGTCTTCCCCCCTGACGGCGGTCCAAAGGCCCACCCCGCTAGACGCGTGCGGATACTTCCGGTCATCCCCCGCACGCCAGCAGGGAGTTGGCCCCATACCATCCTTCCCTCGCAAACGCAAGGAAAAAATGCCGGAAAATCGGCGGGGGTGCTTCCAACCCTTCCATCCAGCACCCATCCCACGGAATCGCCCTTCCCCTCATCTGCCTGCAACGCTAAATCCCCGTCTCCGGGACAAGCAGGAAGGACCGGATTGGCACTCCTACGCCTGATCGGGCCGCTTCCTTGGGGTGTCCGGCAAAATGGGGGAATTACCGCATCCGGGGCAACGCCGGAGGGATTCGGACATTCCAGGAATCCGCTCCGCCTGAGCGTTCAACCCTTGGGGTAACAGGATACTTCATCAGGCGAACAAGGTAGGGCGGCTGAATACAACTGACCGCCACGGCGGGGGACGCTGGAACAGCAGAGGGAAGGGGGAAGATCGCATGACACGTCTGCCGATTGCCCACTGGCTGGAAACCTTAGAAGAGATGGCGGCCCAAACGGCGGTCTGGCTGGAACAGGTCGAACAAGCGCTCCATCAGCCTGTCCAAAGCAACGAGACGGGTCATACCCCGGCAGCAGACAAAGGTGCTCCAGTTCCTCACCAGGTGCCGGAGGGGGCCAACCCGAAGGCAGGGGACGACAAGGTTCAGGCCTGCCGACGAATGTCGGCAGCACAGTCATGCCTCCCGCCTGAGCCGGAATGGCAAGCTCTCTTGGAACCTGTGGAGCAGAGCGTGCAATCCGCAGATCGCGGGGCGGAAACAGTACAGCACCGCTGCCAACAATGGCAGGAGCGCTACGCAGCGTGGCAACAGTTGCTAGAACAATCTTTAAAGGCCCTTCTGTCGCGGAGTCCACCGCCATGACCGCCTCGATCGCCGTGATTCTGCCCGCTGCCGGACGCTCGACGCGCTTCTCAGGACGTGAGAAGAAACCATTCGTAAGTCTGGATGGTCGACCTGTCTGGCTCCGCGCCGCTGAGTTGTTCTGGAGCCGTGATGATGTGACCAAACTTTACCTGGTCGTCGCCCCCGAAGATCGGGAAATGTTCCGCACGCGCTTCGCGCATCTCATCGCCTTTGCCAATGCCGAGGTGGTAGACGGCGGGACGGAGCGCTGCGATTCGGTGGCTAACGCCTTGGCCCGTATTCCCGAAGATGTGCCATTTGTTGCTGTCCATGACGCTGTACGCCCGCTGACACCTCACATCCTCATCGATACCGTCTTCGCGGCGGCTCAGCGGCACGGAGCGGCCATTCCTGCCCTGGCTGTCACCGACACCCTCAAGCAGGTGGAGCACCAGCGCATCACTTCGACGGTTTCCCGCCAGGGACTGTTCCAGGCCCAAACCCCGCAAGTTTTCCGCCGTGACTGGCTCGTCCAAGCCTACGCCCAGCGTTCCCAGCTCAGCGAACCGATTACGGATGATGCCCAACTGGTCGAAGCCGCGGGCCATCCGGTGATGATTGTCCCCGGTTCTCCGCTCAACTTCAAAATTACTACTCCCGAAGACCTGGAACTGGCGGAAGCCGTGATCAAACTCCGGGCCACCAAGAAATCCGCCTCCCGTCTCGGCTTCCACGACGAAGCCCAGTGGTAACGTCCCGCCTAGCTCCAGGCAGTTGCCATCCCATCGGCTGGACATACTGCATCCCCGGCACGCCCCTGTTTCTGCGGCGCAGAATCAAGGTCCCTGACCGTCTGCATCAGTAGCCACGTCCCTGCAGTACCGCGCTGTCTGCATCCTGGGCGTACCACGAAACATTTGGGCGCCGTCGCTCTCGACTGGATTCTCCTCTCAACTCGGCGAGGAACCTTATTTTTCCTTGACCGTGATTTTGACGGGAGCGCTTTTGACGGTCGCTGTTTTCCGCCCCTCGGCATCCGCCAGGGTGTATTCCGCCGTCAGGGTGTACTCGCCCGGCCCCGTCCAAAAGAGCAGGCGTGCGAAGCCACGATGGCCATCGGCCAGCATCCGAACCGGCTGCTCATAGCTTTTGCCAGGAGCTAATGTCACAGCCTTGGGCAGCCGAAAGTCGGTAGTGAAAGCGACAGGGTTGTTCATCGTCACCACTCCAGCACCACCACTGAGGGTGAAAGTATAGATGTTCGGATCGCCTCCCACATAGATGGTGATGGGTTCCTGTGTCGTGTTGGTCAGGCGCAAGACCAAATCGACGCTCAGCGGTTTAGGCGGATCCACAAACTCCCCCTTTTTCAGGTGGGCCGCGATCGTTTCCAGGTGTTGCTTGTATTCCGCGGGGGATTTGCCGCCCCCATCGAAAACATACACATCTTTCTTAGCCACGATTTCCAAAGAGACGCCCAACATGGGCTTGTTTCCCCCTTTCGGTTCCTGGGCAGACAGAAGTGCAGGCAGACAGAAAGCCAAGGGCAGTAGTAGCGCATGGCGTCGCATGGGAAACTCCTCCTCAAGGGTTCGCGATGGGCGATCGTACTGGAACAGGTTCAGGGGCAGCCG
It encodes the following:
- the ispD gene encoding 2-C-methyl-D-erythritol 4-phosphate cytidylyltransferase: MTASIAVILPAAGRSTRFSGREKKPFVSLDGRPVWLRAAELFWSRDDVTKLYLVVAPEDREMFRTRFAHLIAFANAEVVDGGTERCDSVANALARIPEDVPFVAVHDAVRPLTPHILIDTVFAAAQRHGAAIPALAVTDTLKQVEHQRITSTVSRQGLFQAQTPQVFRRDWLVQAYAQRSQLSEPITDDAQLVEAAGHPVMIVPGSPLNFKITTPEDLELAEAVIKLRATKKSASRLGFHDEAQW